The following coding sequences lie in one Labrys wisconsinensis genomic window:
- the rlmN gene encoding 23S rRNA (adenine(2503)-C(2))-methyltransferase RlmN, with amino-acid sequence MTTLSLERPRDGAPVAAAAPGKPSLAGLDRAGLIAAMAAVGVPERERRMRADQMHHWLYVRGARSFDTITNVSKHLRAALAEHYTLERPEVVAEQVSADGTRKWLMRMPPAGPHDRGAEIETVYIPEETRGTLCVSSQVGCTLTCTFCHTGTQKLVRNLTTAEIAAQLLVARDRLGDWPGATPPEGAIVPRDGGRFVSNVVMMGMGEPLYNYDNVVAALRLMSDPDGLCLSRRRITLSTSGVVPMIGPLGEELSPALAISLHATRDELRDTLVPLNKKYPIAELLEACRNYAGLSNARRITFEYVMLKGVNDSLEDARRLVRLLKGIPAKINLIPFNPWPGTQYECSDWQQIEAFSEVVFRAGYASPIRTPRGRDILAACGQLKSESQKMRARDRLAAEAEAMKKLAVEAFYIHGADEA; translated from the coding sequence ATGACCACCCTCTCCCTCGAACGGCCGCGGGATGGCGCGCCCGTTGCCGCCGCCGCTCCCGGCAAGCCCTCGCTGGCCGGCCTCGACCGCGCCGGCCTGATCGCCGCCATGGCCGCGGTGGGCGTGCCCGAGCGCGAGCGGCGCATGCGCGCCGACCAGATGCACCATTGGCTCTATGTCCGCGGCGCCCGCAGCTTCGACACCATCACCAACGTCTCCAAGCATTTGCGGGCGGCGCTCGCCGAGCACTACACGCTGGAGCGTCCGGAGGTCGTCGCCGAGCAGGTCTCGGCCGACGGCACCCGCAAATGGCTGATGCGCATGCCGCCCGCCGGCCCGCACGACCGCGGCGCCGAGATCGAGACCGTCTACATCCCCGAGGAGACGCGCGGCACGCTCTGCGTCTCCAGCCAGGTCGGCTGCACCCTGACCTGCACCTTCTGCCACACCGGCACCCAGAAGCTGGTGCGCAACCTCACCACCGCCGAGATCGCAGCCCAGCTCCTGGTGGCGCGCGACCGGCTCGGCGATTGGCCGGGCGCGACGCCGCCCGAGGGCGCCATCGTGCCGCGCGACGGCGGGCGCTTCGTCTCCAACGTCGTGATGATGGGCATGGGCGAGCCGCTCTACAATTACGACAACGTGGTGGCGGCGCTGAGGCTGATGTCGGACCCGGACGGCCTCTGCCTGTCGCGCCGGCGCATCACGCTCTCGACCTCGGGCGTCGTGCCGATGATCGGCCCGCTCGGCGAGGAGCTCTCGCCGGCGCTCGCGATCTCGCTGCACGCGACGCGCGACGAGCTGCGCGACACGCTGGTGCCGCTGAACAAGAAATACCCGATCGCCGAGCTGCTGGAAGCCTGCCGCAACTATGCCGGCCTCTCCAACGCCCGGCGCATCACCTTCGAATATGTCATGCTCAAGGGCGTCAACGACAGCCTGGAGGATGCCCGCCGCCTGGTGCGCCTCTTGAAGGGCATCCCGGCCAAGATCAACCTGATCCCGTTCAATCCCTGGCCCGGCACCCAGTACGAGTGCTCGGACTGGCAGCAGATCGAGGCCTTTTCCGAGGTGGTGTTCCGCGCCGGCTACGCCTCGCCGATCCGCACCCCGCGCGGGCGCGACATCCTGGCCGCCTGCGGCCAGCTCAAGAGCGAAAGCCAGAAGATGCGGGCCAGGGACCGCCTCGCCGCCGAGGCGGAGGCGATGAAGAAGCTGGCCGTGGAGGCCTTCTACATCCACGGGGCGGACGAGGCGTGA
- the mutS gene encoding DNA mismatch repair protein MutS, which translates to MDLSPHPVPSPGEALKVTPMMEQYLEIKAANPGALLFYRMGDFYELFFGDAEIASRALGIVLTKRGKHQGDDIPMCGVPVVRAEEYLHRLIALGHRVAVCEQQEDPAEAKKRGGKSVVKRGVIRLVTPGTITEEGLLEPARANLFMTVARARVSDSEARFGLAFLDISTGLFGIGECDRQGLAAEIARIDPREIVVAEALYEDEGLAHLWRESRAAVTPVGRDVFDGASAERRLAAFYGVATVDGFGSFSRAELAAAAAAVAYVERTQIGARPALEPPRRDAALSHMAIDAATRANLELTRTLGGERAGSVLDAIDRTVTAGGGRLIAAWLSSPLTDPATIARRHDAVGWFCDDLAARTELRSRLKAAPDMARALARLTLDRGGPRDLAAMQAGLEVVAALQARLAREAALPALLIEAAEALARPDSGIAAGLAAALDDELPLMKRDGGFVRAGCDADLDETRALRDESRRVIASLQARYAEESGVRQLKVKHNNVLGYFVEVPQAAGEAFLKAPLRETYVHRQTMAGAMRFSTAELSDLESRIASAADRALAKELAIFDALAARVLADQAAIRAATEALALLDVVSALATLADEENHVRPLVDASLAFAVEGGRHPVVERALKREGKPFVANDCDLSGSDAGHIWLLTGPNMAGKSTFLRQNALIAVLAQMGAFVPARRAHIGAVDCLFSRVGAADDLARGRSTFMVEMVETAAILNQAGPRALVILDEIGRGTATFDGLSIAWAAIENLSAVNRCRSLFATHYHELTQLAKTLPRLANATMRVTEWQGDVVFLHEVAPGAADRSYGIQVAKLAGMPAPVVERARKILAELESADRTKTPARLIDDLPLFAVAPRPAPAAPRRDEVAEALDGLDPDDMTPRQALEALFELKARREAARKRPGP; encoded by the coding sequence ATGGATCTGTCCCCCCACCCCGTCCCCTCCCCCGGCGAGGCCCTCAAGGTCACGCCGATGATGGAGCAATATCTGGAGATCAAGGCCGCCAACCCGGGCGCGCTCCTGTTCTACCGCATGGGGGACTTCTACGAGCTCTTCTTCGGCGACGCCGAGATCGCCTCACGGGCGCTCGGCATCGTGCTGACCAAGCGCGGCAAGCACCAGGGCGACGACATCCCGATGTGCGGCGTGCCGGTGGTGCGGGCGGAGGAATATCTGCACCGGCTGATCGCGCTCGGCCACCGCGTCGCGGTGTGCGAGCAGCAGGAGGATCCGGCCGAGGCCAAGAAGCGCGGCGGCAAGTCGGTGGTGAAGCGCGGCGTGATCCGCCTGGTCACGCCCGGCACCATCACCGAGGAGGGCCTCTTGGAGCCCGCCCGCGCCAACCTGTTCATGACCGTGGCGCGCGCCAGGGTCTCCGACAGCGAGGCACGCTTCGGCCTCGCCTTCCTCGACATCTCCACCGGCCTGTTCGGCATCGGCGAATGCGACCGCCAGGGCCTCGCCGCGGAGATCGCCCGCATCGACCCGCGCGAGATCGTGGTGGCGGAGGCGCTCTACGAGGACGAGGGCCTCGCCCATCTCTGGCGCGAGAGCCGGGCGGCGGTGACGCCGGTCGGCCGCGACGTGTTCGACGGCGCCAGCGCCGAGAGGCGCCTCGCCGCCTTCTACGGCGTGGCGACGGTCGACGGCTTCGGCAGCTTCTCACGGGCCGAGCTCGCCGCTGCCGCGGCCGCCGTCGCCTATGTCGAGCGCACCCAGATCGGGGCCAGGCCCGCCCTGGAGCCGCCGCGGCGCGACGCGGCGCTCTCCCACATGGCGATCGACGCGGCGACGCGCGCCAACCTGGAGCTGACCCGCACGCTCGGCGGCGAGCGCGCCGGCTCGGTGCTCGACGCCATCGATCGCACGGTGACGGCCGGCGGCGGGCGCCTGATCGCCGCCTGGCTGTCGAGCCCGCTGACCGACCCGGCGACGATCGCCCGGCGCCACGACGCAGTCGGCTGGTTCTGCGACGACCTCGCCGCCCGCACCGAGCTGCGCTCCCGCCTCAAGGCGGCGCCCGACATGGCCCGCGCGCTGGCGCGTCTGACGCTCGATCGCGGCGGCCCGCGCGACCTCGCCGCCATGCAGGCAGGGCTCGAGGTGGTCGCGGCTCTCCAGGCGCGGCTCGCCCGCGAGGCGGCGCTGCCGGCGCTGCTGATCGAGGCGGCAGAGGCCCTGGCCAGGCCCGACTCCGGCATCGCCGCCGGTCTGGCGGCGGCGCTCGACGACGAGCTGCCGCTGATGAAGCGCGACGGCGGCTTCGTGCGCGCCGGCTGCGACGCCGACCTCGACGAGACGCGGGCGCTGCGCGACGAGAGCCGGCGGGTGATCGCCTCGCTGCAGGCGCGCTACGCCGAGGAGAGCGGCGTGCGCCAGCTCAAGGTCAAGCACAACAACGTGCTCGGCTATTTCGTCGAGGTGCCGCAGGCGGCCGGCGAGGCCTTCCTGAAGGCGCCGCTGCGCGAGACCTATGTCCACCGCCAGACCATGGCCGGCGCGATGCGCTTCTCCACGGCCGAGCTCTCCGACCTCGAATCGCGCATCGCCTCGGCGGCCGACCGGGCGCTCGCCAAGGAGCTGGCGATCTTCGACGCGCTCGCCGCCCGGGTGCTGGCCGACCAGGCCGCCATCCGCGCCGCCACCGAGGCGCTGGCGCTGCTCGACGTGGTCTCGGCCCTGGCGACGCTGGCCGACGAGGAGAACCATGTGCGGCCGCTGGTCGATGCCTCCCTCGCCTTCGCCGTCGAGGGCGGCCGTCATCCGGTTGTCGAGCGGGCGCTGAAGCGCGAGGGCAAGCCCTTCGTCGCCAACGACTGCGACCTCTCCGGCAGCGACGCCGGCCATATCTGGCTGCTGACCGGCCCGAACATGGCGGGCAAGTCGACCTTCCTGCGCCAGAACGCGCTGATCGCGGTGCTGGCGCAGATGGGCGCCTTCGTGCCGGCCCGGCGCGCCCATATCGGCGCGGTCGACTGCCTGTTCTCGCGCGTCGGCGCCGCCGACGACCTGGCGCGCGGCCGCTCGACCTTCATGGTCGAGATGGTCGAGACCGCGGCGATCCTCAACCAGGCCGGGCCGCGGGCGCTGGTGATCCTCGACGAGATCGGCCGCGGCACCGCCACCTTCGACGGCCTGTCCATCGCCTGGGCCGCGATCGAGAACCTCTCGGCCGTCAACCGCTGCCGCTCTTTGTTCGCCACGCACTACCACGAGCTGACGCAGCTGGCGAAGACGCTGCCGCGCCTTGCCAACGCCACCATGCGCGTCACGGAATGGCAGGGCGACGTCGTCTTCCTGCACGAGGTGGCGCCCGGCGCCGCCGACCGCTCCTACGGCATCCAGGTGGCCAAGCTCGCCGGCATGCCCGCCCCGGTGGTGGAGCGGGCGCGCAAGATCCTGGCCGAGCTCGAATCCGCCGACCGCACGAAGACGCCGGCCCGCCTGATCGACGACCTGCCGCTGTTCGCCGTCGCCCCGCGTCCAGCTCCTGCAGCGCCCCGGCGCGACGAGGTGGCGGAGGCGCTCGACGGCCTCGACCCCGACGACATGACGCCGCGCCAGGCGCTGGAAGCCCTGTTCGAGCTCAAGGCGCGGCGCGAGGCGGCGCGGAAGCGGCCCGGCCCGTAG
- a CDS encoding [protein-PII] uridylyltransferase has translation MLDKADRDQNLIVDRMALEAEIDALAIEHEGNPEALRLAVVQVLKATLQQGRRTIRAWFEEDRLGTVCARRLCHLQDELIRAIYAYVTRWVYTAHNPTSGERMTVVAVGGYGRGTLAPGSDIDLLFLLPAKQTAWGESVTEAMLYVMWDLGQKVGHATRTVEDCIRLARSDMTIRTAILEARPILGDTALAHDLAGRFDKEVVQSTAAEFVAAKLAERDARVVKGGNSRYKVEPNVKEGKGGLRDLNTLFWITKYVYRVKDPSALVAAGLFTPREYRLFVEAEDFLWATRCAIHFITGRPEERLTFDLQREIADLLGYADRGGLRGVERFMKHYFLVAKDVGDLTAIVCAALEERQAKPRAMLDRFIAPFRRNKRVVLKEARDFVVETGRLNVVDDGVFQRDPVNLIRLFHLADREGVALHPDAMRLVTHSLKLIDANLRENREANRLFLAILTSRNAPETVLRRMNEAGVLGRFIPDFGRVVAMMQFNMYHHYTVDEHLLRAIGELAEIDRGGGGDEHPLVNEIMPTIQNRTALYVATFLHDIAKGRPEDHSVVGARIARRLCPRLGLSAAETDTVAWLVEQHLVMSTTAQSRDISDRRTIETFAATVQSLERLKLLLILTVSDIRAVGPGVWNGWKGQLLRSLFWETEPVLAGGHSSVDRRASVQQAQDELRAALADWSAAELDAYVARHYPPYWLKVELARKVRHARFVRAVLASGRSLGTEVATDAFRGVTELTVLAPDHPRLLSVIAGACAAAGANIVDAQISTTTDGLALDTIFVSREFAEDQDELRRAGRIARDMERALRGEILLPDVVASRTASRPRTKVFQVVPDVVIDNDWSLRHTVLEVSGLDRPGLLYDLTTAISSLNLNIASAHISTFGEKAVDVFYVTDLTGAKITATPRQNAIRARLLAAFAPEEAKAGK, from the coding sequence ATGCTGGACAAGGCCGACCGCGACCAGAACCTCATCGTCGATCGCATGGCCCTCGAGGCCGAGATCGACGCCCTCGCCATCGAGCACGAGGGCAATCCCGAGGCGCTGCGCCTGGCCGTGGTGCAGGTGCTCAAGGCGACGCTGCAGCAGGGCCGGCGCACCATCCGCGCCTGGTTCGAGGAGGACCGGCTCGGCACGGTCTGCGCCCGGCGCCTCTGCCACCTGCAGGACGAGCTGATCCGGGCGATCTACGCCTATGTCACGCGCTGGGTCTACACCGCCCACAACCCGACCTCCGGCGAGCGCATGACGGTGGTGGCGGTCGGCGGCTACGGCCGCGGCACGCTGGCGCCGGGCTCGGACATCGACCTGCTCTTCCTGCTGCCGGCCAAGCAGACCGCCTGGGGCGAGAGCGTCACCGAGGCAATGCTCTACGTGATGTGGGACCTCGGCCAGAAGGTCGGCCACGCCACCCGCACCGTGGAGGACTGCATCCGCCTCGCCCGCTCCGACATGACCATCCGCACCGCCATCCTGGAGGCGCGGCCGATCCTCGGCGACACGGCGCTGGCGCACGATCTCGCCGGGCGGTTCGACAAGGAGGTGGTGCAGTCGACCGCCGCCGAGTTCGTCGCCGCCAAGCTCGCCGAGCGGGACGCGCGCGTCGTCAAGGGCGGCAATTCCCGCTACAAGGTCGAGCCCAACGTCAAGGAGGGCAAGGGCGGCCTGCGCGACCTCAACACCCTGTTCTGGATCACCAAATACGTCTACCGGGTCAAGGATCCCTCGGCACTGGTCGCCGCCGGCCTGTTCACCCCGCGCGAATACCGCCTGTTCGTCGAGGCCGAGGACTTCCTGTGGGCGACGCGCTGCGCCATCCACTTCATCACCGGCCGGCCGGAGGAGCGCCTGACCTTCGACCTGCAGCGCGAGATCGCCGACCTGCTCGGCTATGCCGACCGCGGCGGCCTGCGCGGGGTCGAGCGCTTCATGAAGCATTATTTCCTGGTGGCCAAGGATGTCGGCGATCTCACCGCCATCGTCTGCGCCGCGCTGGAGGAGCGCCAGGCCAAGCCCCGCGCCATGCTCGACCGCTTCATCGCGCCCTTCCGCCGCAACAAGCGGGTGGTGCTGAAGGAGGCGCGCGACTTCGTCGTCGAGACCGGCCGCCTCAACGTCGTCGACGACGGCGTATTCCAGCGCGATCCCGTCAATCTGATCCGCCTGTTCCACCTCGCCGACCGGGAGGGCGTGGCGCTCCATCCCGACGCCATGCGCCTGGTGACCCATTCCCTGAAGCTGATCGACGCGAACCTGAGGGAGAATCGCGAGGCCAACCGGCTGTTCCTTGCCATCCTCACCTCGCGGAACGCGCCGGAGACGGTGCTCCGGCGCATGAACGAGGCCGGCGTGCTCGGCCGCTTCATCCCCGATTTCGGCCGGGTGGTGGCGATGATGCAGTTCAACATGTACCACCACTACACGGTGGACGAGCATCTCCTGCGCGCCATCGGCGAGCTGGCGGAGATCGACCGCGGCGGCGGCGGCGACGAGCACCCGCTGGTCAACGAGATCATGCCGACGATCCAGAACCGCACGGCGCTCTATGTCGCGACCTTCCTGCACGACATCGCCAAGGGCCGGCCGGAGGACCATTCGGTCGTCGGGGCCCGCATCGCCCGGCGGCTCTGCCCGCGCCTCGGCCTCTCCGCCGCCGAGACCGACACGGTGGCCTGGCTGGTCGAGCAGCACCTGGTCATGTCGACCACCGCCCAGTCGCGCGACATCTCAGACCGGCGGACCATCGAGACCTTCGCCGCCACGGTGCAGTCGCTGGAGCGGCTCAAGCTGCTCCTGATCCTCACCGTCTCCGATATCCGCGCCGTCGGCCCGGGGGTGTGGAACGGCTGGAAGGGCCAGCTCCTGCGCTCGCTGTTCTGGGAGACCGAGCCGGTGCTGGCCGGCGGCCATTCCAGCGTCGACCGGCGGGCCAGCGTGCAGCAGGCCCAGGACGAGCTGCGCGCCGCTCTCGCCGACTGGAGCGCCGCCGAGCTCGACGCCTATGTGGCGCGGCACTATCCGCCGTACTGGCTGAAGGTCGAGCTCGCCCGCAAGGTGCGCCATGCCCGCTTCGTGCGCGCGGTGCTGGCGAGCGGCCGGAGCCTCGGCACCGAGGTGGCGACCGACGCGTTCCGCGGCGTGACCGAGCTCACCGTGCTGGCGCCCGACCATCCCCGGCTCCTGTCGGTGATCGCCGGAGCCTGCGCCGCGGCGGGCGCCAACATCGTCGACGCGCAGATCAGCACCACCACCGACGGCCTGGCGCTCGACACCATCTTCGTCAGCCGCGAATTCGCCGAGGACCAGGACGAGCTGCGCCGGGCCGGCCGCATCGCCCGCGACATGGAGCGCGCCCTGCGCGGCGAGATTCTCCTGCCCGACGTCGTCGCCAGCCGCACGGCCTCGCGCCCGCGCACCAAGGTGTTCCAGGTGGTGCCGGACGTCGTCATCGACAATGACTGGTCGCTGCGCCACACCGTGCTGGAAGTGTCCGGGCTCGACCGGCCCGGCCTGCTCTACGACCTCACCACGGCGATCTCCAGCCTCAACCTCAACATCGCCTCGGCCCATATCTCGACCTTCGGCGAGAAGGCGGTCGACGTGTTCTACGTCACCGACCTGACCGGTGCGAAGATCACCGCCACCCCGCGGCAGAACGCCATCCGCGCCCGGCTGCTGGCGGCGTTCGCGCCGGAGGAGGCGAAGGCGGGGAAGTAG
- a CDS encoding NifU family protein, which yields MFIQTEATPNPSTLKFLPGRTVLEQGTLHMTGPTEGAQSPLAEKLFAIEGVAGVFFGSDFITVTRSGVEWQHLKPAILGAIMEHYLSGAPILRADAAPLEEGGEFYDEADEDTVETIKDLLETRVRPAVASDGGDITFKGYRDGVVYLTMKGACSGCPSSTATLRNGIQNLLRHFVPDVQEVRAA from the coding sequence ATGTTCATTCAGACCGAAGCCACGCCCAATCCCTCGACCCTGAAGTTCCTGCCGGGCAGGACCGTGCTGGAGCAGGGCACGCTGCACATGACCGGCCCGACCGAAGGCGCGCAGTCGCCGCTGGCCGAGAAGCTGTTCGCCATCGAGGGCGTCGCCGGCGTGTTCTTCGGCTCGGACTTCATCACCGTCACCCGCTCCGGCGTCGAATGGCAGCACCTCAAGCCCGCCATCCTCGGCGCCATCATGGAGCACTATCTCTCCGGCGCGCCGATCCTGCGCGCCGATGCGGCGCCGCTCGAGGAGGGCGGCGAGTTCTACGACGAGGCCGACGAGGACACGGTCGAGACCATCAAGGACCTCCTGGAGACGCGCGTGCGCCCGGCGGTGGCCTCCGACGGCGGCGACATCACCTTCAAGGGCTATCGCGACGGCGTGGTCTATCTCACCATGAAGGGCGCCTGCTCGGGCTGCCCCTCGTCCACCGCCACCCTGCGCAACGGCATCCAGAACCTGCTGCGCCACTTCGTGCCCGACGTGCAGGAAGTGCGGGCGGCGTAA
- a CDS encoding primosomal protein N': MARPGETVEVLLPVALDRTYTYRVPFGIELMPGDVVRVALAGRETVGVVWEGDGGLPASSNRLRHVEERLDAPPLRADMRRFVEWVAGWTLAPRGMVMRMALRAPEPPEERARLVYRRTGREPERLTAARSRVLAVLADGLAHEKRALVEAAGVSPGVIDALVDQGAVTPIALPPAPVAPPPDPGFAAARLSPAQAEAAAALQQAVAARRFSATLLEGVTGAGKTEVYFEAVAETVRQGGQALILLPEIALTNQFLDRFAARFGVRPAEWHSGIAAKKRTRLWHAIAKGEAAVVAGARSALFLPFADLRLIVVDEEHDSAYKQDEGPRYHARDMAVVRARLLDAPVVLASATPSIESRVNADRGRYGHILLPERFGGRALPRIEAVDMRVEAPERGRFIAPRLLAEVRRTLSRGEQALLFLNRRGYAPLTLCRHCGHRFQCPNCTAWLVEHRFRKALMCHHCGHAEPVPRACPACRTEDALAACGPGVERIAEEVAGLFPDTHTVILSSDLFGGTERLKQELEAVAKGEVELVIGTQLVAKGHNFPHLTLVGVLDADLGLGTGDPRAAERTFQLLGQVTGRAGRGERPGQALLQTYDPGHPVMQAMISGDRAAFYEREIAMRAGAGLPPFGRMAALTVSDVERAPAEAFARALVQAAPREAAIRVLGPAEAPIAVLRGRHRFRILLQAPREVALQDYIRAWLAAGPKLRAQLALDIDIDPMNFA; the protein is encoded by the coding sequence ATGGCGCGCCCGGGCGAAACCGTCGAAGTGCTGCTGCCGGTGGCGCTCGACCGCACCTATACCTACCGCGTTCCCTTCGGCATCGAGCTCATGCCGGGCGACGTGGTGCGCGTGGCGCTGGCCGGGCGCGAGACCGTCGGCGTGGTCTGGGAGGGCGACGGCGGCCTGCCCGCCAGCTCCAACCGCCTGCGCCATGTCGAGGAACGGCTCGACGCCCCGCCGCTCCGGGCCGACATGCGCCGCTTCGTCGAGTGGGTGGCGGGCTGGACGCTGGCGCCGCGCGGCATGGTGATGCGCATGGCGCTGCGGGCGCCCGAGCCGCCGGAGGAGCGGGCGCGCCTGGTCTATCGCCGCACCGGGCGCGAGCCCGAGCGGCTGACCGCGGCGCGCAGCCGCGTGCTGGCCGTGCTCGCCGACGGCCTCGCCCACGAGAAGCGCGCCCTGGTGGAGGCGGCCGGCGTCTCGCCCGGCGTGATCGACGCCCTGGTCGACCAGGGCGCGGTGACGCCGATCGCCCTGCCGCCGGCCCCCGTCGCCCCGCCGCCGGATCCCGGCTTCGCCGCCGCCCGCCTCAGCCCGGCGCAGGCCGAGGCCGCGGCGGCGCTGCAGCAGGCGGTCGCCGCCCGGCGCTTCTCCGCCACGCTGCTGGAGGGGGTGACCGGCGCCGGCAAGACCGAGGTCTATTTCGAGGCGGTGGCCGAGACGGTGCGCCAGGGCGGGCAGGCGCTGATCCTCCTGCCGGAGATCGCGCTCACCAACCAGTTCCTCGACCGCTTCGCCGCCCGCTTCGGCGTGCGCCCGGCCGAATGGCATTCCGGCATCGCCGCCAAGAAGCGCACGCGGCTCTGGCACGCCATCGCCAAGGGCGAGGCGGCCGTGGTGGCGGGCGCCCGCTCGGCCCTGTTCCTGCCCTTCGCGGATCTGAGGCTCATCGTCGTCGACGAGGAGCACGACAGCGCCTACAAGCAGGACGAGGGACCGCGCTACCATGCCCGCGACATGGCGGTGGTGCGCGCCCGCCTCCTCGACGCGCCCGTCGTGCTGGCCTCGGCCACCCCTTCGATCGAGAGCCGCGTCAATGCCGACCGGGGCCGCTACGGCCATATCCTGCTGCCAGAGCGCTTCGGCGGCCGGGCGCTGCCGCGCATCGAGGCGGTCGACATGCGCGTCGAGGCCCCGGAGCGCGGACGCTTCATCGCCCCGCGCCTGCTGGCCGAGGTCCGCCGGACCCTGTCGCGCGGCGAGCAGGCGCTGCTGTTCCTCAACCGCCGCGGCTATGCGCCGCTGACCCTGTGCCGCCATTGCGGCCACCGCTTCCAGTGCCCCAACTGCACCGCCTGGCTGGTGGAGCATCGCTTCCGCAAGGCGCTGATGTGCCACCATTGCGGCCATGCCGAGCCGGTGCCGCGCGCCTGCCCCGCCTGCCGGACCGAGGACGCCCTCGCCGCCTGCGGCCCCGGCGTCGAGCGCATCGCCGAGGAGGTAGCGGGCCTGTTCCCCGACACCCACACGGTGATCCTGTCGAGCGACCTCTTCGGCGGCACCGAGCGGCTGAAGCAGGAACTGGAGGCGGTGGCCAAGGGCGAGGTGGAGCTGGTCATCGGCACGCAGCTGGTGGCCAAGGGCCATAATTTCCCGCATCTCACCCTAGTCGGCGTGCTCGATGCCGATCTCGGCCTCGGCACCGGCGACCCGCGCGCCGCCGAACGCACCTTCCAGCTGCTCGGCCAGGTGACCGGCCGGGCCGGGCGCGGCGAGCGGCCGGGCCAGGCGCTGCTGCAGACCTACGATCCCGGCCACCCCGTGATGCAGGCGATGATCTCCGGCGACCGGGCGGCCTTCTACGAGCGCGAGATCGCCATGCGGGCCGGGGCCGGCCTGCCGCCCTTCGGCCGCATGGCGGCGCTGACCGTCTCCGACGTCGAGCGCGCCCCGGCCGAGGCCTTCGCCCGGGCGCTGGTGCAGGCGGCCCCGCGCGAGGCCGCGATCCGCGTGCTCGGCCCGGCCGAGGCGCCGATCGCCGTGCTGCGCGGCCGCCACCGCTTCCGCATCCTGCTGCAGGCCCCGCGCGAGGTGGCGCTGCAGGACTATATCCGCGCCTGGCTCGCCGCCGGGCCGAAGCTGCGGGCCCAGCTCGCCCTCGACATCGACATCGACCCGATGAATTTCGCGTGA